One Pelagicoccus sp. SDUM812003 genomic window carries:
- the hflC gene encoding protease modulator HflC, with translation MKSIAQIVALLVIVVGAFVVYNSVFTVSETEQVLITQFGKPVGEAITESGLHFKIPFIQEVNVMDKRILNWDGRPHEMSTKEKTYILVDTYGRWRISDAKQYFLRLSNERSAQSRIDNILGSETRSAVANHELIEMVRSDKNREPKELYAIEGAVGKLGAIVKGRGKIEEEILANAAPKLVEFGIELLDVRFKRINYNESVRQQIYERMISERQQIAERYRSEGAGEAAKITGSRERELQKIESEAYRSVQEIRGSADAKASEIYANAYNQSRDAVEFYEFVKSLEAYQKILSDDTTMVLTTESDLFKYLKQID, from the coding sequence ATGAAATCAATTGCACAAATCGTTGCTCTCCTCGTCATCGTCGTCGGCGCCTTCGTCGTCTATAACTCCGTATTCACCGTTTCCGAAACCGAGCAGGTGCTCATCACGCAGTTCGGGAAGCCGGTCGGCGAGGCCATCACCGAGTCTGGTCTTCACTTCAAAATTCCGTTCATTCAGGAAGTGAATGTCATGGATAAGCGGATACTCAATTGGGATGGACGCCCGCACGAGATGTCTACCAAGGAGAAAACCTACATCCTCGTCGACACCTATGGCCGCTGGCGAATATCGGACGCCAAACAGTACTTTCTTCGCCTGAGCAACGAGCGCAGCGCCCAGTCGCGCATCGACAACATTCTCGGTTCCGAGACCCGTAGCGCCGTGGCGAATCATGAGCTGATCGAAATGGTGCGCTCGGACAAGAACCGCGAGCCCAAGGAGCTTTACGCGATCGAGGGCGCGGTGGGCAAACTCGGCGCGATCGTCAAGGGACGTGGAAAGATCGAGGAGGAGATTCTCGCCAACGCCGCCCCGAAACTCGTCGAATTCGGCATCGAGCTTCTGGACGTGCGGTTCAAACGAATCAACTACAACGAGAGCGTACGGCAGCAGATCTACGAACGCATGATTTCCGAACGCCAGCAGATTGCCGAACGCTATCGCTCAGAGGGCGCGGGCGAGGCAGCGAAAATCACCGGCAGCCGCGAACGCGAGCTGCAGAAGATCGAATCGGAAGCCTATCGTAGCGTGCAGGAGATTCGCGGTTCCGCTGACGCGAAGGCCTCCGAGATCTACGCGAACGCCTATAACCAATCGCGCGACGCGGTGGAGTTCTACGAGTTTGTCAAGTCGCTGGAGGCCTACCAGAAGATCCTGTCCGACGATACGACTATGGTGCTCACCACGGAGAGCGACCTTTTTAAGTATCTGAAGCAAATCGACTAG
- the hflK gene encoding FtsH protease activity modulator HflK, with the protein MGGSIRSLAGIALVLLLAVGGFTSFYTVPAESQGVILRFGQYVRTTPSGLHFKLPFGIEKKYVLPVERQLQLEFGFGTPGATNPTQYSNSATEQRRERNMVTGDLNAATVEWTVQYRIADPRSFLFEVRDPEVTMRHISESVMRAVVGDRTVDEVITIGRQEIENESLVMMQDLANRYGLGLSIDQVQLKDVNPPEPVRPSFNEVNQAQQEREKAINIANGEYNKVIPRARGQAEQRIQAAEGYALKRVNEAEGDIARFNAVLEEYLKAPEVTKRRLYLETMQEVLPGIERKIIVDKDANQILPLMQISTERK; encoded by the coding sequence ATGGGCGGGTCTATCCGCTCGCTGGCTGGCATCGCGCTGGTCCTTCTTTTGGCGGTCGGAGGTTTTACCAGTTTCTACACCGTTCCCGCGGAGTCTCAGGGAGTCATCCTGAGATTCGGGCAGTACGTGCGCACCACTCCATCTGGGCTGCACTTCAAGCTGCCGTTTGGAATTGAAAAGAAATACGTGCTGCCTGTCGAACGCCAGCTGCAGCTCGAGTTCGGCTTTGGCACGCCGGGAGCCACCAACCCGACCCAATACTCCAATTCCGCTACGGAGCAGCGTCGGGAAAGAAACATGGTCACGGGCGATCTCAACGCAGCTACCGTGGAATGGACCGTTCAATACCGCATCGCAGACCCGCGTTCCTTCCTCTTCGAGGTGCGAGATCCGGAGGTCACCATGCGCCACATCTCGGAGTCGGTCATGCGAGCGGTGGTCGGAGACCGTACCGTTGACGAAGTGATCACCATTGGACGCCAGGAGATCGAGAACGAGTCGCTCGTTATGATGCAGGACCTGGCTAACCGATACGGATTGGGGCTGAGCATCGACCAAGTCCAGCTCAAGGATGTGAATCCACCCGAGCCGGTTCGCCCATCCTTCAATGAGGTCAACCAGGCCCAGCAGGAGCGCGAAAAGGCGATCAATATCGCCAATGGCGAATACAACAAAGTCATCCCGCGAGCCCGTGGTCAGGCCGAACAGCGCATCCAAGCCGCAGAGGGCTACGCTCTCAAACGCGTCAATGAGGCGGAGGGCGATATCGCTCGCTTCAACGCCGTATTGGAGGAATACCTCAAAGCTCCCGAAGTGACCAAGCGTAGGCTTTATTTGGAGACGATGCAGGAGGTGCTGCCAGGCATCGAGCGCAAGATCATCGTAGATAAGGACGCGAATCAGATCCTGCCTCTGATGCAGATCTCCACCGAGCGCAAGTAG
- a CDS encoding PGPGW domain-containing protein has protein sequence MMNSVFQWIEANEQLTLVLAAASVFTFVASLIAVPLLIILMPSDFLTRPDRIRTDVGIARMFGRVLKNLLGLILLFMGLAMLVLPGQGLLTMLIGITLIDFPGKRILQIRILRVGGVRRSVSWIRRKAGKPPLKLPARLPTR, from the coding sequence ATGATGAATTCCGTTTTCCAATGGATCGAAGCGAATGAACAGCTGACGCTCGTATTGGCGGCTGCTAGCGTCTTCACTTTCGTAGCGTCCTTGATCGCTGTACCTCTGCTGATAATCCTCATGCCCAGCGACTTCCTGACAAGGCCTGATCGAATAAGAACCGATGTCGGCATCGCGCGAATGTTCGGGAGAGTTTTGAAGAATCTGCTGGGCTTGATTCTGCTCTTCATGGGACTTGCTATGCTGGTGCTCCCTGGACAGGGCTTGCTCACTATGCTGATCGGAATCACTCTGATCGATTTCCCAGGAAAGAGGATACTGCAGATACGAATCCTGCGGGTAGGGGGAGTGCGGCGTTCCGTATCATGGATACGGAGAAAAGCGGGCAAACCTCCTCTGAAACTGCCAGCCAGACTGCCGACTCGTTGA